Proteins found in one Allorhizobium pseudoryzae genomic segment:
- a CDS encoding Arc family DNA-binding protein has translation MKSERETYFVRMPDGLRSRIKEEAERNQRSMNAEIVFHLHRAMFDPLENEKADAPRA, from the coding sequence ATGAAAAGCGAACGCGAGACATATTTCGTTCGTATGCCTGACGGATTGAGATCGAGAATCAAAGAAGAGGCAGAGCGGAACCAGCGATCTATGAATGCCGAGATCGTATTTCACTTACATCGGGCGATGTTCGATCCGCTGGAAAACGAAAAAGCCGACGCACCGCGAGCCTAG
- a CDS encoding Arc family DNA-binding protein — translation MAMSDENKYPSQLAERFQIRLPDGMRQILKDAAAENGRSMNSEIIVRLQESLEFQQYVAAHPVPPDEVIDEYFDRQASSEPLPVADAPKAVTAKSSIDDIAGVCWQMIARESKPLPRDKIEELEMLYLSIKEREAEDRRKFIQLAKDLLRSR, via the coding sequence ATGGCTATGAGTGATGAAAACAAATACCCGAGCCAGTTAGCTGAACGCTTTCAGATCCGATTGCCGGATGGGATGAGACAGATCCTCAAGGATGCCGCGGCTGAAAACGGCCGCTCGATGAATTCGGAGATCATCGTCCGGCTACAGGAGAGCTTGGAATTTCAGCAGTACGTCGCCGCACATCCGGTCCCGCCTGATGAAGTCATTGATGAATATTTTGATCGACAAGCCTCAAGCGAGCCCCTACCGGTGGCAGACGCTCCGAAGGCGGTAACGGCCAAGTCTTCGATCGACGATATCGCTGGAGTGTGCTGGCAGATGATTGCGAGGGAGAGTAAGCCGCTGCCGCGTGATAAGATTGAAGAGCTCGAAATGCTCTACCTCAGTATCAAGGAACGGGAAGCTGAAGACAGGCGCAAGTTCATCCAGCTCGCTAAAGATCTGCTGCGATCGCGATAA